CGCACCGGCAGGTACGAATAGAGTTGAACCCTCAAGTAGTCTTTCTGTAAGAGCCGCTCCCCCATAGAGAATCGAAGACAGGTCAATTTGCTTTCTAGACCCATCCTTTCCCACAACAAATGAAGAAGAAAGATCCGCACCATCTCTTAGGCCACCGGCAAGTGCCAGGAGTTGAGAAATCCCAATTGTAGTATCATGCCATTCTATGGCTCCAGGTTTGCTTACTTCACCAAGAACATAGAACATGAAAGGAGCAAACGATTTTACTGATACTGTTACTTGCGGTTTTGATGTCAATATGCCCTGGCTGAGAAACTGGGATGACAACAACGACTGGATTTCTTCAAGAGTTTTTCCAAGTAACATTACATTCCCAAGCGGACGCACAGAAGCAGTACCGTCTGGCCCCACGAGGGCTTCGCTGGAAAGATCAGCGGAACCATAGACAGAAACTGTCAAGAGGTCGCCCGGTCTAACCGAGTATCCAAACAGAAAGACCGTAAGCAATAACAGGACCGAAAGTGAGATAATTCTCACACGCATATGACTTCCTCCTTATATTGTAATCATTTCTCTTCCCCGAGAAGCTCTTCAACCAACGATTTGAGCTCCGAAAAATCAGGAGACTTAACTACGTAGGCGTCAGCAGCCCAGGAAGATAGATCATGCTTATAATGTGTGTAGGCGGTTAGAAGCACAATTTTCTTCTCAGGGTATTGCTTGCGTATTGTTCCGGCAAGTTCGAGGCCATTCATCCCTTGCATTTCAATGTCAATAGTTATGAGGTTGAACGAAGTATCAAGATTGAGAATTCCTATTGCTTCTTCAGCACTACTGGCGCTCACCACTTCGAAGCCAGACTCCTCAAGTTCTTCTTCGAGAAGCAGTCTCATGTTCTTTTCATCTTCAACTATCAGTATCCTTTTCAAGTTCAAACCTCCCAAAGTTCTTAGTCGGCAAAGTGAAGGTGAAAACCGTTCCTTCCATTCCGCTTGAGGCGTGGATCTCTCCCCCGTGTTCTTCAACGATCTTCTTGCATATAGAAAGGCCGAGACCCGTGCCTAAAGTCTTCGTTGTGAAGAAGGGTTCAAAGATTCGCTTCAGAGTCTCTTCCGGGATAATATTCCCACCGTTCTTGGCCGAGAAATAAACGTACTCAGCCTTTCTCTCTAGAGTGATGAGAACTTGCCCGGCTTTCTCCGAGGCCTCAATAGCATTCTGAACAAGATTGATTATAACCTGTTTAATCCTATCTTTATTTCCGTAATATTCAATTCTATCTTCTTTCGCATATAGGACAAGTTTAACATTTTCTCTCGAGGCTTTTTCTTCAAAACCTGCCAGTATTTCGCGTGTGACAGAAACAAGATCAAACTCTTCTTCGGAAGGTTTGGCCTTTCTTCTGGAAATTTCCAGCACTTCTCCTACTATACCGTCCAACCTCTGAAGTTCGTCCATCAAGATCCTTGCATATTCCTCAGTTTTTTCCCTATCTGAGGAAGCCAGTATTCTCTTCACAAAACCACCGATTATTGTTATTGGATTTCTGATTTCGTGGGCTACTTTTGCCGACATCTCGCCCAATGCTGCAAGCTTTTCTCTGCTCTTGAGCTCTTGTTCGAGTTTTCTCCTCCTAGTTATGTCATCAAGTGATAGAATTACGCCTGTAAGCCTCTTCCGCTTTTCTTCTCTCAAAGGGGTGATTCGAACATCGAAATGTCTCTCGCCAAAAGCTTCGAAATGTTGATCCGTTAACGTAATTGTCTCCCCAATTCTTATAGCATCAGAGAGCAGGTCAATAATACTACCAAGTTTCGTTCGAATTGATCGAATGCTCTTCCCGATTAGTTCTTCCCTGCTCAGGTCTAGAAGAAATTCTGCTGTTCTGTTAAGTTCTGTTATTTCACCTTCTACGGAACAGACTATTATCGCGGACTCGAGAGACTGCAGTATGCTTGAAACGAACTTGCGGTAGTAATTAGACAGATTTCGCTCCTTCTCTAGACTCTCAGCCATTTGAAGAATTCTTTTATAATTTTCAGTCAATTCTAGGGCTACTCCCGTACTATCGGCAAGCAGCCCAAGGATTTCCATATCTGCACTGCTAATTTTCTTTCCGGAATCATTGTTGTCGACTACCAGAACTCCCAGAACGTCCTCTTCACCGGCTACTGGAGCGATCAAGTATTCATTGGTTCCAATTATTCTATTCATAAGAGCCAATTCATCAACTCTCAATCTCAACATCTCCGGGGTTACATGAACCATCTTCTTTCTGAGGACCACCCTCTCGAGAATCAGATTTCCCGGATACGGTATTGAACCCAATTGCCTGTCATCTTGAGCATCATATGGCTCAAGAGATGCGTCCTGAAGATATCTGGAAAGATCGCTGTATATAGATTTGTCATGTTCACTGTTTTTTCTTGCAGAAGTGACTCTGGTTTCTGAAACAAGTAGGGAGCGGACGGTATCTACTTTAAAGAATGTCGCTCTGTCGAATTTCAACCCCGAAGTGTCGGTTGCACCTACTAGAAGAATTCTGACTACTCTCTCTCGATCAAGGCTCCGTTTCATAGCGTCTGTTATTTTATGAAGTACGC
This window of the Mesotoga sp. BH458_6_3_2_1 genome carries:
- a CDS encoding response regulator, which codes for MKRILIVEDEKNMRLLLEEELEESGFEVVSASSAEEAIGILNLDTSFNLITIDIEMQGMNGLELAGTIRKQYPEKKIVLLTAYTHYKHDLSSWAADAYVVKSPDFSELKSLVEELLGEEK
- a CDS encoding ATP-binding protein encodes the protein MVELKRSNFEISADELIKRILRRISSEVSSDAFLFILEKYRDVFKEVDPRDGLSRTGREIKLTSNDFLRKTSENIIEEKNVILSSRHGEQEERVKLIHLSYNNEPLGLLLLSAGSEVKDSLKAWIKELELALYYSLKRSAEEEGYRRLKLVSRLTSVLETETHSEELIYKSLEIAREMLRVRWIFFLEKVETKFRLRAAIGEGTNPLRGIEIMISEEQLDLLSQERLFVSARKSVISSLIFREEISVGSFVAIPLTVEKTLVGLIIAADREEIEGEFRAYKHLDKEDLKMLDDISRRMAVAISKIKLTSKLELEVRKLRQLGKKHEELISEQKEQLFKLSVLHKITDAMKRSLDRERVVRILLVGATDTSGLKFDRATFFKVDTVRSLLVSETRVTSARKNSEHDKSIYSDLSRYLQDASLEPYDAQDDRQLGSIPYPGNLILERVVLRKKMVHVTPEMLRLRVDELALMNRIIGTNEYLIAPVAGEEDVLGVLVVDNNDSGKKISSADMEILGLLADSTGVALELTENYKRILQMAESLEKERNLSNYYRKFVSSILQSLESAIIVCSVEGEITELNRTAEFLLDLSREELIGKSIRSIRTKLGSIIDLLSDAIRIGETITLTDQHFEAFGERHFDVRITPLREEKRKRLTGVILSLDDITRRRKLEQELKSREKLAALGEMSAKVAHEIRNPITIIGGFVKRILASSDREKTEEYARILMDELQRLDGIVGEVLEISRRKAKPSEEEFDLVSVTREILAGFEEKASRENVKLVLYAKEDRIEYYGNKDRIKQVIINLVQNAIEASEKAGQVLITLERKAEYVYFSAKNGGNIIPEETLKRIFEPFFTTKTLGTGLGLSICKKIVEEHGGEIHASSGMEGTVFTFTLPTKNFGRFELEKDTDS